CAGGGGCAGATGGCCTCATTCTTCTCGAAGCCCAGCGGGCATCCCGAGTGCGTGCAGAGGCTGGAGAGCACCACGTACTGGGTGCCCTGCGGGTGCGTGACGAGCACCTGCGGCTCATCTTTCACGCGCAAGGTGATGGCACCGCCCGGACGCGACAGGTCCGGGTAGCGGCTCACGTTCAACACCACGCGCCTGCTCGCGTCCTTCTCCGCGTTCACGAAGGGCGCGGGAGAGAGATCCGGCGCGCAGCCGGACAGACCCGTGGCCGCGGCACCCGCGCCCACGCCCACCAGTCCCTTGAGGAACCTCCGGCGGTCCGTGCTCACTTCCCCTCCTGAAGCTGGAACTTCGTCTCCAGGTCGAGCGCGTCGTCCACCTTCACCATCAGCAGCGACGGGCGCTCCACCTTGAAGGCCTCCAGGCTGATCTGGAAGGTGCCCGTGGCCGTCACGTCCTTGGCCGAGGTGAACACCACCTTCAGGGGCACCTCCACCGGCTGCTTCACGCCGTGGAAGGTGATCTGCCCCTTGAGCGCCACCGTCTGCTCCGCGGGGAACGCGGTGGGCACCTTCACGCCACTGGCCGTGCCCTTGAACTCGATGGTGGGGTACTTGGGCTCCTCGGTGGCCTCCTTCATGTGGGCGTCCCGGTTGGAGTTGCCCGAGTCGAAGTCGGCCACGTTGGCGCGCACGGCCACCTGCAGGGTGCCGTCCGGCATCAGCCGCGCCTTGCCCTCGGTGGGGCGCGCCGTGCCCTCCACCACGTGCAGCTTGTGCTTGAGACGATACGTCAGCGAGCTGTCCGCGGACTTCACCGAGTACATGCGCGGGGCGGCGGGAGCCGCCTCCTGCGCGAGCGCGGACGTGGACAGGAACAGCGTGGCCAGCACGGCCAGGGACGAGCGTTTCATGATGAGAGAGCCTCCGGGTGTCTCGACGCGTACGCTTGTTGGTGTATTCAGAAGACGATCATCAGGGCGCCCGCGCCAACGGCACCCAGCGTCGCATACCCCACCACCTGGTGCGCCGTGGCCAGGTCCACCTGGGACAGCTTCCCCTCCTGGCTCCCCGTCACCAGGCCGAGCACCACCTGGGTGAGCATGCCGGCGGTGGCCAGCGAGACGAAGATCTTGTGCAGGGTGATGGTGTCCAGCCGCAGCTCCTTCTTGAAGGGCGTGGGCGCGAACAGGCCGAGCAGGCCCGTGCCGGCGAACAGGCTGCTGCTGCCGATCACCAGGCCCGTGTGCCAGGCGTCGAAGCGGCCCGTGTCGCCGCCGCCGCGGTAGCGGTCGTTGAAGTGCAGCTGCCCCACCACGATGGTGGCCGCCAGCGTCGTCAGCGTGGCGAGCCCCAGCCCCTGGTGCACGGTGAGCATGGTGCGGCGGGTGGCGATGGCCTTCTCCAGCGCGGGATCCACCAGGCGCGGCGACTCGGCGGCCGGCGAGGGCTCGAGCAGATCGAAGTCCATGTCCGACTCCTCGGACTGCTGCACCGGAGCATCGGCCGGCCGCGTCTCGGCGGGCTTCGTCTCGGTGGGCGCCGGCTCGGCGGGCTGCTTCTGCGCGGGCTTGGACTCGGTGGACTTCCTGGACGTCTGCGTCGACGAGGCCTTCTTCCCAGCGGCGTGGGCACGCGGGGCGGAGGCGGCGACGAGCAGGGCCAACACGACAACGGCGGTGCGGGACATCTCTTCCCCTTGGTCAGGAAAGCAACAGTCCCAGTATGCGCCAAGACGCGACGCGTTACATGTCGAGATATTTCCGGCCGGGTCCCCGCTCCGCGCTTCCACCGCCGTGAGAAAAGGGCGTGGGACCCGGTCTCCCCCGGGCCCGGCTCAGGCCGGAGCGGTGGCCGGGGCCTCCGAGCGGTTCGCGGTGCCCTGCGACAGCTCCTGGCCCAGCACGCGCGGATCGAAGTAGGCGTAGAAACGCGAGATGCGCTCGCCATCCCACTCGATGATGGAGACGCCCTCGTAGTCCACCGCCGCCCCGTTGTGCGCGGTGCCGCTGGACTCCCACTCGAGCGCCACGCGGTCCCCGGCTTCGATCATGTTGCGGAAGGTGGACTTCACCTGGCGCAGCATGCCCTTGTACTCGCGCCAGAAGTCGCGGGCGCCGTCGCGGCCCTGGAAGGTGCGCCGCGAGGCCACGTTGCTCACCTGCGCGTCGTCACTGAAGAGCTCCAGCAGGGGCTCCACGTCTCCGTTCTCCTCCAGCTTCGCCAGTGCATCCACGAAACGCTGCGCTCGCTCCATCGCCATGGGGGTCCTCGCTCCGTCCGCGTAGGGGGCCTGTAGAGGTCCTCTGTAGAGACCTGCTGAGTCGCACGGTGCGCATGGGGAGCGGGCGATGCCTTCTCCACGGGTTGCCCGCCCGGTCTGCGTGCGGAGGGGCCGGGCGTTGGCGGCGTGCCACCCGGTCCGGGTTCGCATTAGGCTCGGCGGTGTCCATGCAACGCCTCCAGCCAGCCCCGCCCGCCGCCTCCGAGCAGGAAGCCGAGCCCGTCGCGTCCCTGCCCGGACCCGAGCCGGTGCCGGTGCACGAGCGCCTGGAGTTGCTGCGCCTGTCCGGCGCGCCGGTCCCCGAGGTGGACACCTTCCTGGCCGGGCTCGAGGCGCCCTACCTGCCCGGCGAGTCCCCGCGCGAGCGGGCGGACCTGATGTTGGAGCTCCTCGAGGACGAGCGGCTGTGTGAGCTGACCGGGAGCACCGGGCGCCGGGTGGGACTGGCGGCGCTGGAGACCCTGCTGCGGCTTGGCTACCCGTACGCCTTCGAGGTGACGCCCGCCATGCTGGAGCGCGCGCGGGGCTCCCAGGGGCTCGGGCTCTCCTCGCGCTCGGTGCTGGGCCTGGGCCTGATGGCCGTCAACGTCCTGCTGCCGGTGACACTGCTGTCCGCGGAGTTCTTCTCCTATGTCGAGGCCCTGTTCGACGACGGGATGGGCCACCGCCGGGACGAGGTCTTCTCCGGGCCCGCGCGCTACCTGCCGCTGCTCGTGCTGGTGCTGCTCGTGCCGCCGGTGCTCTCGGCCGTCATGGAATGGCGCAAGGAAGGGTGGCGCCAGCGCGAGGAGGAGAAGAAGTCCCGCCTCGGCCGGACGGCCCTCACCGGGCTGCAGGCGATGGTGGGCCTGGTGTTCCTCCTGCTCGCGGTGAGCGAGCCGCCGGGGGACTTCTGGGTGTACGGCGCGGAGCGCTTCCTGCTGGCGCTCTCCGGCCTGCTGGCGTGGGTCACCGCCTTCTGCCTGCACCCGCGCGAGGAACCGCCGGAGCCCTGAGGCCCGCAAAAGACAATGACCGCGGCCGAGGGGGGTTGGCCGCGGTCATCGGGCCCCCTTCCGGGGGGAAGGGGGGCCGTGCCGAATCATGTGAAGCCGTGGCTCAGGTGAGCACGTCGAGCGCGCGCTGGTAGTACTTCTGGCGATCGGCGAGCCCGTTGTAGCCGCCGTTGATGCGGCGGGTGAGCTCCTTGAAGTTGCCGGAGTCCGCGTACTGGTTCAGGTTGCGGCTGTTCCAGTACCAGGCGGCGGTGCGGAAGCCCACGTCCGGGTCGGAGGCGCGCTTGGGGTTGTTCTCCAGGTCGATGCCCAGGGCCTTGCCCGCGGCGCGGTAGTTGGCGCGGCCGGTGATCTGGATGGGGCCACGGCCCTTGAAGCGCACGCCGTCGCCGGGCTGCGTGTTGCCCAGGTCCTTGCGGCCCTCGTAGGCGGCACCGGAGGCGATCTCCTCCATGTAGCGGAACTCACCGCTCTCGTGGGCGAGCTGCGCGAGGAAGGCGGCCTGGCGCTTGGGAGTGTTGATGCCGGCCTCGGCCATGGCCTTGTTGAGGTGGGGCAGGTACTGCTCGGCCTTGGCCTGCGACAGGTTGGGCATGATCTTCCGCAGCTGCGCGAGCGACACGCCGCCCTTGGCGCCGGGCTCGTTGCCCGGGCCGGTGACGGGGCCGGGGCCGGAGGAGCCACCGGTGCCCTGGGTGCCGCCCACGTCGGCGCCGAGCTTGTCGAAGGCGGCGCGCGTCTTGGGGCCGTAGTAGCCGGTGTTGGGCACGCCGTGGGCGGCCTGGAACTCCTTGAGGGCCGCCTCGGTCTTCGGGCCGAAGACGCCCGGGCCGGTGTTCATCTCGGCCTGGGTCATGTGGCCGAGCTTCACCAGCGCCGTCTGGAGCTGCTTCACGGCGGCGCCCTTGGCGCCCTTCTCCAGGTCACCGCCGGGCAGGTCCAGGCCCTTCACGGCGCTGCCGGAGGGCTTGGTGGGCGCGGGCGCGGGGGCGGGGGTGCTGCCGCCGCCGGCCGGAGCGGTGCCCGGCTTGGGGTTGCCGCCCGAGAAGGTCACCAGCTCGCCGGTGCTCTTGTAGTTGCTGGGGCCGCCGACCAGCTTGCCGCCCTGGAGCTTGAGGGAGATCTCCTTGCCGGTGGCCGGGTCGTTGGCGAAGTAGGTGTTGCCCTCGCGGCGGGTGACGGCGACCCAGTGGTCGGTGCCGTTGGAGCCGCCGTTGGAGCCGGCCTTGTAGTCCACGCCGATGACGACGGGGCGGCCGGCGTCGATCTGCTTGTTGATGGTGTCCATGCTCCAGCCGGGCTTGCTGGCGCCCAGGCCGCCCATCTTGGCGGCCTGGCCCCAGATGAGGCCGTTGCCGGCGTAGCCACCGGTCTTGTCGAGATGGGCGTCGAGCTCACCGGGGTTGATGACCTTGCCGGTGATCTTGCTCATGGCCATGGCGGTGGAGGTCATGGCGCAGCCGGCGGCGGAGATGGAGGAGCCGGTGCCGAGGGAGCGGCCGCCCCACTGGGCATCGCCCTGCTTGAAGATGGGGGTGCCATCGGCCGAGGTGGGGAACTGACGGCCGTCGTCATCGCGGGCGGGGCCGGCGCGGCCGCTGGAGGAAGCGGGAGCCTGCTGGAAGTTGTCACCGCCGCCCTTGGAGGGGCCGCTGGTGGACGGACGCTCGAAGCTGTCGGGCAGCTTGAGCTTCTGGCCCACCGCGATGGTGTTCACGTCCTTGATGTTGTTGGCCTTGGCCAGCTTGTCGACGGTGGTGTTGTACTGCTTGGCGAGGGCCGACAGGGTGTCGCCGCGGCGAACGGTGTGGACGGACACGGGGGACTCCGGAAGAGGGAAGACTTGGGGGAAGAAGGACAGCGATGACCTATTCTCGCGTGAAGCGAAAAAAGGTTGCTGGGGGGTCGGAAAAAAGTCGTGACGCCCACACCCGGAGTACGCAAGGGCCCGGAAACAGAGGCGAAAACGCACGCGGGGAGCGGGTTGGCGGGCTACTGCGGGCGCGCCACGCACCGCATCCGGACCGAGCCGGGTTTCGCCGGCCGGGCGATCGGCTCGCAGATCTGCGCCTCGGGGCAGGGGGACTGCTGGCAGTTCGTCCCGTGGACCACGGAGCAGACCGAGGCCCCCTGGTCGAAGCGGATGCACACCTGACCGGGAGGGCAGCCCCGGGCCTCACAGGTCGGAAGACAGGAGGGGCCTTCGGGTCCGCCCTCGCGAGGGCAGAAGAACCCCTCGGGGCAGCTCTCCGGAACGTCCGGCCGGCAGGAGCGGCCACACCACTCGTTGCAGAGCAATCCCGGAGCGCAGGCGCTCGCGTGACTCTTCGACTGTGGCTGGCAGCCCTCTCCCTCGCGCCTGTCTCCCTCCAGCGCGCACCGCTTCAGCAGCTCTCCGCCCCATGTCTCCAGGGTGCGGCAGACGAAACCCTCCCGGCATTGGGAGTCCGTCGTGCACTCGCTGTCCGTGCAGTAGAGGCTCGCGAGGTTCCTGTCGAAGAAGCAGGCGAGTAGTGGATCACAGTCGTCGCCGCGGCGGCAGGGCTGGTGCCAGGTGGGGCGCTCGCGGCGCTGCTCCCAGGAGAGCATGGGCACCACGGCCTTCGCCTGCTGGGGGACGGGCTGGGGCAGAGACGCGCGCCAATGGCTGGCGATGAGGGCCACGAGCGGCACGGGCAGCAGCAAGGCACCCAGGAACGCGGCCACGGCCCGCCACTTCACCACTCTTCTTCCTCTTGCGCCGCGAGCGCTTCCCAGCATTGCCGTTCACACTCCG
The sequence above is drawn from the Archangium gephyra genome and encodes:
- a CDS encoding YceI family protein, which gives rise to MKRSSLAVLATLFLSTSALAQEAAPAAPRMYSVKSADSSLTYRLKHKLHVVEGTARPTEGKARLMPDGTLQVAVRANVADFDSGNSNRDAHMKEATEEPKYPTIEFKGTASGVKVPTAFPAEQTVALKGQITFHGVKQPVEVPLKVVFTSAKDVTATGTFQISLEAFKVERPSLLMVKVDDALDLETKFQLQEGK
- a CDS encoding nuclear transport factor 2 family protein — encoded protein: MAMERAQRFVDALAKLEENGDVEPLLELFSDDAQVSNVASRRTFQGRDGARDFWREYKGMLRQVKSTFRNMIEAGDRVALEWESSGTAHNGAAVDYEGVSIIEWDGERISRFYAYFDPRVLGQELSQGTANRSEAPATAPA
- a CDS encoding LysM peptidoglycan-binding domain-containing protein, with protein sequence MSVHTVRRGDTLSALAKQYNTTVDKLAKANNIKDVNTIAVGQKLKLPDSFERPSTSGPSKGGGDNFQQAPASSSGRAGPARDDDGRQFPTSADGTPIFKQGDAQWGGRSLGTGSSISAAGCAMTSTAMAMSKITGKVINPGELDAHLDKTGGYAGNGLIWGQAAKMGGLGASKPGWSMDTINKQIDAGRPVVIGVDYKAGSNGGSNGTDHWVAVTRREGNTYFANDPATGKEISLKLQGGKLVGGPSNYKSTGELVTFSGGNPKPGTAPAGGGSTPAPAPAPTKPSGSAVKGLDLPGGDLEKGAKGAAVKQLQTALVKLGHMTQAEMNTGPGVFGPKTEAALKEFQAAHGVPNTGYYGPKTRAAFDKLGADVGGTQGTGGSSGPGPVTGPGNEPGAKGGVSLAQLRKIMPNLSQAKAEQYLPHLNKAMAEAGINTPKRQAAFLAQLAHESGEFRYMEEIASGAAYEGRKDLGNTQPGDGVRFKGRGPIQITGRANYRAAGKALGIDLENNPKRASDPDVGFRTAAWYWNSRNLNQYADSGNFKELTRRINGGYNGLADRQKYYQRALDVLT